In the genome of Fretibacterium sp. OH1220_COT-178, the window CACATGGGACACCGCTTCCTGCAGACGGACGAGAGCGCAAGGCTGAAGGACACGGGGCGCGCGATCGTGCACCTGGCCAAGAGGCTCGGCAAGGAACACCACATGGGGCTGGGCCTTCGCTTCCTTGGGGTCCACCGCATGATCGAGAGGGATTTCGAGGGGGCGGAGAGGATCCTGGCTCACTCCGCCGCGCTCTTCGAGGACCTGAGCCTGCTCGGGCGGAACTACACGCTCAACCTTCTGGCGCCGCGCTGCTACATCGGCGAGACGCGCCAGTGGCGCGGCGACCCGGACGGGGCCATGGAGCACTTCTGTGCCTGCATCGAGCGCTGCTCCGATGCAGGGTTCTTCTGGGGGCTCAGCCACTTCCACGCACATGCCGCGGATGCGGCCCTGGACATGGGCTGCTGGAATCTCGCGCGGGACCACATCGAGGAGGGGGTGACGCTCTTCGAGAGCTGCCGCGGAGGGCACTGCGGCTCCCTGCTCTACAGCCTCAAGGCGATCCTCGACGCTCGGGACAACAGGCCCGACGACGTCCGCACCTCCCTCGAGAAGGGGGACCGGCTCTCCGCCATCGGCAAGCGGAGCTGGTGCGCGGCGCAGCTCATGGCGAAGGCCTGGGCGGCCTCCATGGCCGAACGGGGCGAGCTGGACGGGGAGCGGCTCGGCCCCCTCCCCGGGACGCCGCAAAGCTACGCCGGGGAGTCCGCCGCGCTCTACTCGGCGATCGGGGCCGAACGTCGGGCCCGGTTCGTCCGAAGGACGTTCGGGGTGGAGTGACGCCCCTCCCCGTCCCTTGACGCGAATGGACATGAAGGAACGCCTCGGGGCGGGCTGTCCCGAGGCGTTCCTTCATTCGTCGAGCGGATGCGGTTTCCGGCATGAAAAAACGGCGCCGATCCTTACGCGATCCCTTATTCTTTTCCGATATCGTCAGGAGTGAGCCTGATCGACTCGAGTCCCTGCTTCCTTCTGTGACGATCGGCCACACCGAAGACGACGACCCCGAGGGCGAAGAAAAGCGCCAGGGAGATGTAGCCGCCCACATCGAGCTCCATGCAGGCCCCGACGACCAGCCAGATGGAGATGCCCATGCCCGCCAGGAACATGGGAACCCCGCCCGGGGCCCTGAAGGGGCGCTTCCATTCGGGATGGAGCTTTCTGAGGCGTACGACGTCCAGGCAGGAGATGAAGTAGACGATCCCCGCCGCGATGCTGGATATCGCATAGATGTACTGCACCCAGTTGTCGCCGCTGAAAAAGCAGAAGAACAGGGAGAACAGGTAGACCACGATATTCGCCAGGAAGGGCTGCCCGTAACGATTGACCTTCATGAAACTCCTGGGAAGCTGGTTCAGTTGGGCGGCGCCGTAGAGGACCCGCGCGCTGGAGGTCCAGAACCCCATCATCGTGGTGAAGGCGTGCATGAGTCCGGACACGATGGCGAGGATACCCAGGATCGCGGGCAGGCCGTATCGCACCACCAGCTCGGGTTCGGGCATGCTCATCGCTCCAATGTCCTGCCACGACGCCATGCCGCCCATGGCCAGCACCACGAAGCTGTAGAGCAGCGCGGGGATGAAGAGCGAGGCCAGGATGACCTTCCAGATTTTGGAGGCCGGGAAATTCGTCTCCTCGATCAGGGTTGGCGTCATCTCGAAGCCGATGAACTTCAGCGAGAACACGGCCATGGCGATGAAGATCCCGTAGCCGCCCTTGGGGAAGAAGCCCTGGTTCAGGCGAAT includes:
- a CDS encoding APC family permease, which codes for MNDNKLKRNLTFIQMIAISSGAVIGGWLAEAPYWFRTTGAGAAFLFPILALLLVPVGLAFGELSAMLPFAAGVNAWTSNAYGNKTGFATQWMMFLIQVVEPPMMAFIFGTAINYFYPLDGNQMMMVAILSVTVWFVLSNFNISLTGSLSNFFFFSMIVISLLVSSSFFLSGHWSADHIRLNQGFFPKGGYGIFIAMAVFSLKFIGFEMTPTLIEETNFPASKIWKVILASLFIPALLYSFVVLAMGGMASWQDIGAMSMPEPELVVRYGLPAILGILAIVSGLMHAFTTMMGFWTSSARVLYGAAQLNQLPRSFMKVNRYGQPFLANIVVYLFSLFFCFFSGDNWVQYIYAISSIAAGIVYFISCLDVVRLRKLHPEWKRPFRAPGGVPMFLAGMGISIWLVVGACMELDVGGYISLALFFALGVVVFGVADRHRRKQGLESIRLTPDDIGKE